One segment of Macrotis lagotis isolate mMagLag1 chromosome 1, bilby.v1.9.chrom.fasta, whole genome shotgun sequence DNA contains the following:
- the ANKRD65 gene encoding ankyrin repeat domain-containing protein 65 produces MERGSQPVMRSSLQWALQPWRERRELEAELGWHWMDLEMGDSRTQEEEEQPLSFLPAPKAWGQDQVIKAIWRGQLGLMKQLLRQGVSINERDPAGRTLLHHAVGSGHIPLVRFLVQHGAAVDAADEELVTALHRATWQGQSQVTELLLHRGAPASARTRQGLTPLHWAAALGHLLLVQRLLTLGLDAASGDVHGWTALHWATAGNQIPVVELLRCQGISLDISCSGGPRPMHVAAGTGRKETLQFLLIQGADVNAQDSTGATALTIASDLGDQEVVKLLLNHGAEGDLPDQHGRSALHRAAAAGHLPVVQLLVERGAAVDAQDGLHLTPLHHAALEGDTMVANYLLDQGAEVNAAGWLHKTPLHLAIERGHCSMAELLLRRGASPNLQTQWLETAGDLAAPGSPFKTLCSFQKNQEEMCKTGQGSSPSMEISKQEGESE; encoded by the exons ATGGAGAGAGGAAGTCAGCCAGTGATGAGAAGCTCCTTGCAGTGGGCTCTTCAACCTTGGAGG GAGCGGAGAGAATTGGAGGCTGAACTGGGCTGGCACTGGATGGATCTGGAGATGGGAGACTCCAGGACccaggaggaggaagagcagcCTCTGAGCTTCCTTCCTGCCCCAAAAGCATGGGGTCAAGACCAAGTGATCAAGGCCATATGGCGAGGTCAGCTGGGCCTCATGAAGCAGCTGCTGAGGCAGGGGGTCTCCATCAATGAAAG GGATCCTGCAGGACGGACCCTGCTCCATCATGCAGTGGGAAGTGGCCACATCCCTCTGGTCCGGTTTCTGGTACAGCATGGGGCAGCAGTGGATGCAGCAGATGAGGAGCTGGTCACTGCTTTGCACCGGGCCACCTGGCAGGGGCAGAGCCAAGTGACTGAGTTACTCCTGCATCGAGGAGCACCAGCTTCAGCCAGGACTCGCCAAGGTCTAACTCCTCTGCACTGGGCCGCCGCCCTGGGCCACTTACTGCTGGTCCAGCGACTGCTCACCCTTGGCCTGGATGCTGCCAGTGGAGATGTTCATGGGTGGACAGCACTCCATTGGGCAACTGCAGGGAACCAGATTCCTGTGGTAGAACTTCTTAGATGTCAGGGCATTTCCCTGGACATCAGCTGCTCGGGAGGCCCTCGTCCTATGCATGTGGCAGCAGGGACTGGGAGAAAGGAGACCCTGCAGTTCCTTCTGATCCAGGGAGCAGACGTCAATGCCCAAGACAGCACTGGGGCAACGGCCCTCACCATTGCCTCGGACCTGGGGGACCAAGAG gTAGTTAAACTGCTCCTGAATCATGGAGCCGAGGGGGACCTTCCAGACCAACATGGTCGCTCTGCCCTCCACCGGGCCGCTGCTGCTGGTCATCTTCCTGTGGTCCAGTTGCTGGTGGAGAGAGGAGCTGCTGTGGATGCCCAAGATGGACTGCATCTTACACCCCTGCACCACGCAGCCTTGGAAGGAGACACTATGGTTGCTAACTACCTCCTAGATCAGGGAGCAGAGGTCAATGCTGCTGGTTGGCTCCATAAGACCCCTTTGCATTTGGCCATTGAGAGGGGTCATTGCTCTATGGCAGAACTTTTACTAAGGCGAGGAGCCAGCCCCAACTTGCAGACACAGTGGTTGGAGACTGCAGGAGACCTTGCTGCCCCAGGAAGTCCTTTCAAGACTCTCTGTTCCTTTCAGAAAAACCAAGAGGAGATGTGTAAAACTGGGCAGGGTTCAAGTCCCTCCATGGAAATATCCAAACAGGAGGGAGAGTCTGAGTAG